A genomic window from Candidatus Kouleothrix ribensis includes:
- a CDS encoding transposase, with protein sequence MHSIPHLMTAVETLMAETCTALPVRTRQRLCFAVIGIMLAGSVVMRRVASTHAQVCPSPTSAASHERRLRRLLVDPTVTWEQTYARVVRRVLQRPRRGPWQVIIDERGHTDQTRTLVAALWYRGRAIPLAWLLWVAQVPQTDAYWDRCQQLLALVAPMLPDGVPVVVIGDRAFGCPAFTDRVAARGWDWLVRIQGQTRFMAANSDEQSGRDWVHQPGVRICQRGQLFKKVGWRPARLVGYWRQGCHDPLLLASSLAARWGLVRMYRNRSAIEALFRDWKSSGWQWEDSQLRTLAARERLVLLLALTTVLTRCLGEEAAKAVLAQPRQTGQRRPWAARSSLFQLGRERMWTRIWRGETTPIAWVLAHADAPTWSQECWDAARPDATALHMTGRVGKRETRRAV encoded by the coding sequence ATGCACAGCATACCCCATCTGATGACCGCTGTCGAGACCCTGATGGCCGAGACGTGTACGGCGCTGCCCGTGCGCACCCGACAGCGGTTGTGCTTTGCTGTGATCGGGATCATGCTGGCCGGCAGCGTGGTCATGCGGCGGGTTGCCAGTACCCACGCGCAGGTCTGTCCTTCTCCGACGTCCGCGGCCAGCCATGAACGACGGTTGCGCCGCTTGCTGGTCGACCCGACCGTGACGTGGGAGCAGACCTATGCGCGGGTGGTGCGGCGCGTGCTGCAACGACCCAGACGCGGCCCATGGCAGGTGATCATCGATGAGCGTGGGCATACCGATCAGACGCGCACGCTGGTGGCAGCGCTCTGGTATCGTGGGCGGGCCATCCCGTTGGCGTGGCTGCTGTGGGTCGCCCAGGTGCCGCAGACCGACGCCTATTGGGATCGCTGTCAGCAGTTGCTGGCGTTGGTGGCGCCTATGCTGCCCGATGGCGTGCCGGTGGTGGTGATCGGCGACCGCGCGTTTGGCTGCCCCGCGTTCACCGATCGGGTGGCCGCGCGGGGGTGGGATTGGCTGGTACGGATCCAAGGGCAGACCCGTTTCATGGCGGCGAATAGCGATGAACAGTCCGGTCGTGACTGGGTGCATCAGCCGGGCGTGCGCATCTGTCAGCGCGGCCAACTGTTCAAGAAGGTCGGCTGGCGACCAGCACGTTTGGTGGGCTATTGGCGGCAGGGCTGTCACGACCCGTTGCTGCTTGCGAGTAGTCTGGCGGCGAGGTGGGGGCTGGTGCGCATGTATCGCAACCGCAGTGCGATTGAAGCGCTGTTCCGCGACTGGAAAAGCAGTGGCTGGCAGTGGGAGGACAGCCAACTCCGCACACTGGCGGCGCGGGAGCGGCTGGTGTTGCTGCTGGCGTTGACGACGGTGCTGACGCGCTGTTTGGGTGAGGAGGCGGCCAAGGCCGTCCTGGCGCAGCCACGCCAAACCGGGCAACGCCGCCCGTGGGCGGCGCGCAGCAGCCTGTTCCAACTCGGGCGAGAGCGCATGTGGACGCGCATCTGGCGTGGCGAGACGACCCCAATCGCATGGGTGCTGGCGCATGCCGACGCGCCCACTTGGTCACAGGAGTGCTGGGATGCCGCACGTCCGGATGCCACCGCCCTGCACATGACCGGGCGCGTCGGCAAGCGCGAAACACGACGCGCCGTCTAA
- the gcvT gene encoding glycine cleavage system aminomethyltransferase GcvT has translation MPERRTPLYENHVRLGAQMVKGGGDYMFPLSYASPIEEHINTRTNVGMQDLSTMGEVDIKGPGAERLINALLVNEVRDLLPGQARYSTMCRDDGGVVDDITVYKFNDEHFMIVTSSGPRKKTARWIADHAIGTSTYVTDISAAVALPVVQGPRSRDFLKAVAPGADIDALKFFRFMPAQINDTELLISRSGYTGELGYELFTPAEEAGALWEFLLQHGREFGLKPYGLAAMQSLRIEKAFPLYGNDINENYTPFHVGLDRWIRFDKRDFIGRAALLRVQQQGIAERWVGLTIQGELPAAANATVWSIGAVTPNEEKIVSGPEAGTSKDRILPADPIGHVTFSARGHTVGKTLGLAYVRSAHAWPGSRVLVEVQGKPVPAVVTPTPFFDPQGARLRAKA, from the coding sequence ATGCCCGAACGCCGAACTCCACTCTACGAGAACCACGTTCGTCTGGGCGCGCAAATGGTCAAAGGCGGCGGCGACTATATGTTCCCGCTGTCGTATGCCTCGCCGATCGAGGAGCATATCAACACGCGCACCAACGTCGGCATGCAGGATCTCTCGACCATGGGCGAGGTCGATATCAAAGGCCCCGGCGCCGAGCGCCTGATCAATGCGCTGCTGGTGAACGAGGTGCGCGACCTGCTGCCGGGCCAGGCGCGCTACTCGACCATGTGCCGCGACGACGGCGGCGTGGTCGACGACATTACTGTCTATAAGTTCAACGACGAGCATTTCATGATCGTCACCAGCTCAGGCCCGCGCAAGAAGACCGCGCGCTGGATCGCCGACCACGCGATCGGCACCAGCACCTACGTCACCGATATCAGCGCGGCGGTGGCGCTGCCGGTGGTGCAAGGCCCGCGCTCGCGCGATTTCCTCAAAGCAGTCGCGCCTGGCGCCGATATCGATGCGCTCAAGTTCTTCCGCTTCATGCCGGCGCAGATCAACGACACCGAGCTGCTGATCTCGCGCTCGGGCTACACCGGCGAGCTGGGCTACGAGCTGTTCACCCCGGCCGAAGAGGCCGGCGCGCTGTGGGAGTTCCTGCTCCAACACGGCCGCGAGTTCGGCCTCAAGCCCTATGGCCTTGCGGCCATGCAGTCGCTGCGCATCGAGAAGGCCTTCCCGCTCTACGGCAACGATATCAACGAAAACTACACGCCCTTCCACGTTGGGCTGGATCGCTGGATCCGCTTCGATAAGCGCGATTTCATCGGCCGCGCGGCGCTGCTGCGCGTGCAACAGCAGGGTATCGCCGAGCGCTGGGTCGGCCTGACCATCCAGGGCGAGCTGCCCGCCGCTGCCAATGCAACAGTCTGGAGCATCGGCGCAGTCACGCCCAACGAAGAAAAGATCGTCAGCGGCCCCGAAGCCGGCACATCCAAAGACCGCATCCTGCCAGCTGATCCGATCGGCCACGTCACGTTCAGCGCGCGCGGCCACACGGTGGGCAAGACGCTCGGGCTGGCCTACGTGCGCAGCGCGCACGCCTGGCCCGGCAGCCGCGTGCTGGTCGAGGTGCAGGGCAAGCCGGTGCCGGCGGTCGTCACGCCCACGCCGTTCTTCGACCCGCAGGGCGCCCGCCTGCGCGCAAAGGCCTGA
- the solA gene encoding N-methyl-L-tryptophan oxidase, producing MTKRFNTIVVGVGAAGSATIYELAKRGKQVLGLERFDVPHEMGSSHGHTRIIRLAYYEHPSYVMLLHRAYELWREIQGRAGEQLLHIIGSIDAGPPDSRVFQGALQSALEYNLDHEVLTGVEITQRFPGYHLPHETLALYQPQGGFLVPERCIISYVQAAQALGAEVHGRERVLEWQPLGDGVRVTTSREVYEADRLVITAGAWNSTLLPPLNGLLTPERQVLAWLQPRRPELFSPNAFPVFNLLVGEGRYYGFPVFGIPGFKFGRYHHLEEAVDPETIDREPNDYDEQILREFAERYFPAGAGPTMTMRSCMFTNTPDRHFIIDLHPQYPQVSFTSPCSGHGFKFASVVGEIMADMAERGETRHNIEFFRLGRFRSGAYHTAHAGALARTRTNDFGAAAATFTAYSPHAGGLIAHHGAPTGRLAAAEAADAIRPFW from the coding sequence ATCACCAAACGCTTCAACACAATCGTCGTCGGCGTCGGCGCGGCCGGCAGCGCCACGATCTACGAGCTGGCCAAACGTGGCAAGCAGGTGCTCGGCCTCGAGCGCTTCGATGTGCCGCACGAGATGGGCTCGTCGCACGGCCACACCCGCATCATCCGCCTGGCCTACTACGAGCATCCTTCGTATGTCATGCTGCTGCACCGCGCCTACGAGCTGTGGCGCGAGATCCAGGGCCGTGCCGGCGAGCAGCTGCTGCATATCATCGGCTCGATCGATGCCGGCCCGCCCGACAGCCGCGTGTTCCAGGGCGCGCTGCAGTCGGCGCTCGAATACAACCTCGACCACGAGGTGCTCACCGGCGTCGAGATCACCCAGCGCTTCCCTGGCTACCACCTGCCGCACGAGACGCTGGCGCTCTACCAGCCGCAGGGCGGCTTCCTGGTGCCCGAGCGCTGCATTATTTCGTATGTCCAGGCTGCCCAGGCGCTCGGCGCCGAGGTGCATGGCCGCGAGCGCGTGCTCGAGTGGCAACCGCTCGGCGACGGCGTGCGTGTCACGACCAGCCGCGAGGTCTACGAGGCCGATCGGCTGGTGATCACTGCCGGCGCCTGGAACAGCACCCTGCTGCCGCCGCTGAACGGCCTGCTCACGCCCGAGCGCCAGGTGCTGGCCTGGCTGCAGCCGCGCCGGCCCGAGCTGTTCAGCCCCAACGCCTTCCCGGTGTTCAACCTGCTGGTCGGCGAGGGCCGCTACTACGGCTTCCCGGTGTTCGGTATCCCCGGCTTCAAGTTTGGCCGCTACCACCACCTCGAAGAAGCGGTTGACCCCGAGACGATCGATCGCGAGCCGAACGACTACGACGAGCAGATCCTGCGCGAATTCGCCGAGCGCTATTTCCCTGCCGGCGCCGGCCCAACCATGACCATGCGCTCGTGTATGTTTACGAATACGCCCGACCGCCATTTCATCATCGATCTGCACCCGCAGTACCCGCAGGTGTCGTTCACGTCGCCCTGCTCGGGGCACGGCTTCAAGTTCGCCAGCGTCGTCGGCGAGATCATGGCCGATATGGCCGAGCGCGGCGAGACGCGCCATAATATCGAGTTCTTCCGGCTTGGTCGCTTCCGCAGCGGCGCGTACCACACCGCCCACGCCGGCGCGCTGGCCCGCACACGCACCAACGATTTCGGCGCTGCGGCGGCCACATTCACCGCCTATAGCCCACATGCCGGCGGCTTGATCGCACATCACGGTGCTCCAACCGGCCGGCTCGCCGCCGCCGAGGCCGCCGATGCCATTCGCCCGTTCTGGTGA
- the bmt gene encoding betaine--homocysteine S-methyltransferase, whose protein sequence is MSNRFLDLLKQEGPLVADGGMGTMLMAAGLLFGDPPELWNVLPDKQPHVRAVHRGYLDAGAQVILTNSFGGTPFRLKLHNLHDRVFELNQAAAELARAEAGDAAVVAGSIGPSGELFEPIGALTYESAVAGFAAQAAGLAAGGADVLWVETMSDLQEVRAAVAGARQAAPQLPLVATMTFDTRGFTMMGVSPAQAVAELSSLGLAALGANCGNGTDEIEGVIDGMRQAGAALPLIAKSNAGLPEMIDGQAVYNGTPAVMATYARRVRALGATIIGACCGSSPAHIRAMAQALRALPPLELGEFELASAPAQRQPPKATRRARRAAEL, encoded by the coding sequence ATGTCCAACCGCTTTCTCGATCTGCTCAAGCAGGAAGGCCCGCTCGTCGCCGATGGCGGCATGGGCACGATGCTCATGGCCGCCGGCTTGCTGTTCGGCGACCCGCCCGAGCTCTGGAATGTGCTGCCCGACAAGCAGCCGCACGTGCGCGCGGTACACCGCGGCTACCTCGATGCCGGCGCCCAGGTCATTCTGACCAACAGCTTCGGCGGCACGCCGTTCCGGCTGAAGCTACACAACCTGCACGATCGCGTGTTCGAGCTGAACCAGGCTGCCGCCGAGCTGGCTCGCGCCGAGGCTGGCGACGCGGCCGTAGTGGCCGGCTCGATCGGCCCAAGCGGCGAGCTGTTCGAGCCAATCGGCGCGCTCACCTACGAGTCGGCCGTGGCCGGCTTCGCCGCGCAGGCTGCTGGCCTCGCTGCCGGCGGCGCCGACGTGCTGTGGGTCGAGACGATGAGCGACCTGCAAGAGGTGCGTGCGGCCGTGGCCGGCGCGCGCCAGGCCGCCCCGCAGCTGCCGCTCGTCGCGACCATGACCTTCGATACGCGCGGCTTCACCATGATGGGTGTTAGCCCGGCCCAGGCCGTGGCCGAGCTAAGCTCGCTGGGGCTGGCGGCGCTTGGTGCCAACTGCGGCAACGGCACCGACGAGATCGAGGGCGTGATCGATGGCATGCGCCAGGCCGGCGCCGCCCTGCCGCTGATCGCCAAGAGCAACGCCGGCCTGCCCGAGATGATCGACGGCCAGGCGGTGTACAACGGCACGCCCGCCGTGATGGCCACCTACGCCCGGCGCGTGCGCGCGCTCGGCGCCACGATCATCGGCGCGTGCTGTGGCAGCTCGCCTGCGCATATTCGCGCCATGGCCCAGGCGCTGCGGGCGCTCCCGCCGCTCGAGTTGGGCGAGTTCGAGCTTGCCAGCGCGCCGGCCCAGCGCCAGCCGCCCAAGGCCACCCGGCGTGCCCGCCGTGCGGCGGAGTTATGA
- a CDS encoding DUF1638 domain-containing protein translates to MQNSKLKTQNSTVAFVLCGALAREVVAIVRRHGWDVALFGVAAQDHLVPQQIGPDVERRLRELIPRFERIVVVYGDCGTSGRLDQLLDHYNVPRIAGPHCYEMYAGGDHFDAMMRAEPGTFFLTDFMVRGFEGTILKGLGLDRFPELRDTYFANYRRLVYLAQSDDQALAEKAGLIAQALGLPFELRYTGYGQLEARLVALVAELDHERYQPRLAEPLPAAPPARAAHVRRTARR, encoded by the coding sequence ATTCAAAACTCAAAACTCAAAACTCAAAACTCAACGGTCGCCTTCGTACTCTGCGGTGCGCTGGCCCGCGAGGTCGTTGCGATCGTTAGGCGGCATGGCTGGGATGTGGCGCTGTTCGGCGTGGCGGCGCAGGATCATCTGGTGCCGCAGCAGATCGGCCCCGATGTCGAGCGGCGCCTGCGCGAGCTGATCCCGCGCTTTGAGCGGATCGTGGTGGTGTACGGCGACTGCGGCACCAGCGGCCGGCTCGACCAGCTGCTCGATCACTATAACGTGCCGCGCATCGCCGGCCCGCACTGCTACGAAATGTATGCCGGCGGCGATCACTTCGACGCCATGATGCGCGCGGAGCCTGGCACGTTCTTCCTCACCGATTTCATGGTGCGCGGGTTTGAGGGTACCATTCTCAAGGGCCTGGGGCTTGATCGCTTCCCCGAGCTGCGCGATACCTACTTCGCCAACTATCGCCGGCTGGTGTACCTGGCACAGAGCGACGACCAGGCACTGGCCGAGAAGGCCGGCCTGATCGCCCAGGCCCTCGGGCTGCCGTTCGAGCTGCGCTATACCGGCTACGGCCAGCTCGAGGCGCGCCTGGTCGCACTGGTCGCCGAGCTCGATCACGAGCGCTACCAGCCACGCCTGGCCGAGCCGCTGCCTGCAGCACCACCCGCTCGCGCGGCGCACGTGCGCCGCACCGCCCGCCGTTAA